In a single window of the Osmerus eperlanus chromosome 2, fOsmEpe2.1, whole genome shotgun sequence genome:
- the LOC134008870 gene encoding homeobox protein Dlx4a-like has translation MMTMSSMSDSLIASDPSKSAFLEFGHGYPSHQQHSPGLPHNHYSVHGLHPVGHSAHDSPFSSSASSYGRPLGYPYHSSVSAHHPGSYLQYQHGGHNNAPNHTRLDDTEHEKPTTVIENGEVRLNGKGKKIRKPRTIYSSLQLQALNQRFQQTQYLALPERADLAAKLGLTQTQVKIWFQNKRSKYKKIMKHGPGEGDHLHPAASASPCSPGMPPLWDVSMTTKSTPVHSGGYMNNFGHWYPNHHQDSMPRTQMM, from the exons ATGATGACTATGAGTTCCATGTCGGATAGTTTGATCGCCTCAGACCCTTCCAAATCAGCCTTTCTGGAATTCGGACACGGCTATCCCAGCCACCAGCAACACTCCCCCGGCTTGCCTCACAACCATTACTCGGTCCACGGATTGCATCCCGTTGGACATTCGGCGCACGATAGCCCGTTTTCCTCCAGCGCCTCTTCTTATGGCCGTCCACTGGGATATCCCTACCACAGCTCGGTTAGCGCGCACCACCCGGGCTCATATCTCCAGTACCAACACGGCGGTCATAACAACGCACCTAACCACACAAGACTAGACGATACAG AGCACGAGAAGCCAACCACGGTGATTGAAAATGGAGAAGTTCGACTGAACGGGAAAGGGAAGAAAATTCGGAAACCCCGAACCATCTACTCCAGTTTACAACTGCAGGCGCTTAATCAGCGGTTCCAGCAAACCCAATACCTTGCGCTGCCCGAGCGCGCAGATTTGGCCGCAAAATTAGGCCTAACTCAAACGCAG GTAAAAATATGGTTTCAGAACAAACGCTCCAAGTACAAAAAAATCATGAAGCATGGGCCAGGCGAGGGAGATCACCTGCACCCTGCAGCATCCGCTTCTCCGTGTTCGCCGGGGATGCCGCCTCTATGGGACGTTTCCATGACGACTAAGAGCACACCCGTGCATTCAGGCGGCTACATGAACAATTTTGGCCACTGGTACCCGAACCACCACCAAGACTCCATGCCGAGAACTCAAATGATGTGA